The Henckelia pumila isolate YLH828 chromosome 2, ASM3356847v2, whole genome shotgun sequence genome includes a window with the following:
- the LOC140878534 gene encoding uncharacterized protein has protein sequence MDERPVRNNRNPRYRNRNNNNEGNPPPPPPPQGLGLNHADLAAIAAIVANTLQGLGNTPVNGNPPPQAVPQVHGVKYHYESLRKNRAQTFKGDPDPEVGQYWLKNIETQLRLLEIPDEFKVDVVTPFLEEKAAKWWEAVSPPMIAAGPITWQQFKDTFLKQYYPAEVKLQKLSEFENFTQTQDMSVVEYTSKFNSLGTYAPTIMADDVLKMHRFKRDLSSRIQTALAVYHATSFADLMGAAIQAETDIKRREDENTNKRPLVGQSSTGKHPFKKPYQFTGTNKSTPFKPSNQEIKPCSTCGFKHFGECRRATGACFGCGKTGHRIADCPENKRKETEAKGSSTPNKPKENKPNARVFAITQEEVENANDVVAGTILINKTSAYVLFDCGATHSFISKRFAKKLGLTPEILEEPFRVATPTSKTIETHRVHRDCVINISEHVFQAELIQLPMVEFDAILGMDWLANNHALVDCRMKNVKLRTANHDEVIYHGKFKDQKSLLSASQTRKAMKSGEEVYLAVVGKVKEEVTRSLEDIPVIQEFPDVFPEELPGVIPDREVEFEINLVPGAAPISKAPYRMAPAELKELKEQLQELLDKKQIRPRATVFSKLDLRSGYHQLKVKTEDVPKTAFRTRYGHYEFMVMPFGLTNAPAAFMDLMNRVFKPFLDKFVVVFIDDILSVTFLGHIISKDGVSVDPKKVEAVMDWNRPKMVTEVRSFLGLAGYYRKFVEGFSSIAIPLTKLTQKNSKFIWDELCEKSFQTLKEKLASTPVLILPTEGKDFTIYSDASKGGLRCVLMQEGRVIAYASRQLKPYEQNYPTHDLELAAVVFALKIWRHYLYGAKCEIFTDHQSLKYLFTQKELNMRQRRWIELLKDNDLTISYHPGKANKVADALSRKNMGKVILASLSAQPCLRETVKLKQSHNPSLAKFREQAGEGKAPNLEIDSNGVIWMKGRLCVPDIDNLRHEVMSEAHKSKFSIHPGSTKMYRDLKGNFWWNGMKKDVAEFVSRCQVCQKVKAEHQRPGGLLQPLEIPEWKWDHISMDFVVGLPKSRQSHDGIWVIVDRLTKTAHFLPVRMNYNLDKLATLYMDNVVRLHGVPASILSDRDPRFASRFWKSFQNVMGTKVTLSTAYHPQTDGQIERTIQTLEDMLRACALDFSGNWRNLNKELKYEEIPIRIVDTRDQVLRRRTIPYVKIQWSNHTEKEATWELEENMRNLYPFLFEEQVNPSFEDETSSKVGGM, from the exons ATGGACGAAAGACCAGTACGCAACAATCGTAACCCACGCTATAGAAACCGCAACAACAACAATGAAGGGAACCCTCCTCCTCCACCGCCACCGCAAGGGTTAGGCCTAAATCATGCTGACTTGGCAGCTATAGCAGCCATTGTGGCTAACACCCTTCAAGGGTTGGGAAACACGCCTGTAAATGGCAATCCACCACCACAGGCAGTACCACAGGTGCATGGGGTGAAGTATCATTACGAGTCACTGAGAAAGAATCGAGCCCAAACCTTCAAAGGAGATCCAGATCCTGAGGTTGGCCAATATTGGCTCAAGAATATAGAGACTCAACTCCGCCTACTCGAGATCCCTGATGAGTTCAAGGTGGATGTAGTAACACCCTTCTTGGAAGAAAAGGCCGCCAAGTGGTGGGAGGCAGTTTCACCACCTATGATAGCAGCTGGTCCAATCACGTGGCAACAATTTAAGGATACGTTCTTGAAACAGTACTATCCAGCCGAGGTTAAACTGCAGAAATTGAgtgaatttgaaaatttcactCAGACTCAGGATATGTCAGTGGTTGAATacacttcaaaattcaattcaCTCGGAACGTATGCTCCCACTATCATGGCTGATGATGTCTTGAAGATGCACCGTTTCAAAAGAGATTTGAGCAGTCGTATTCAGACAGCTTTAGCAGTATACCATGCCACAAGTTTCGCTGATTTAATGGGAGCTGCAATTCAAGCTGAGACCGATATCAAGCGAAGGGAAGACGAGAACACGAACAAGAGACCACTTGTGGGGCAATCTTCAACAGGAAAACATCCATTCAAGAAACCATATCAGTTTACTGGAACAAACAAGAGCACTCCTTTCAAACCAAGTAATCAAGAAATCAAACCATGTAGTACTTGTGGATTTAAACACTTCGGAGAATGCCGCAGAGCAACTGGCGCCTGTTTTGGATGTGGGAAGACTGGGCACCGCATTGCAGATTGCCCAGAAAACAAGAGGAAAGAAACTGAGGCAAAAGGTAGTTCAACTCCGAATAAACCAAAGGAGAACAAGCCGAATGCCCGAGTTTTTGCCATAACCCAAGAGGAAGTTGAGAATGCAAATGACGTTGTAGCAGGTACCATCCTAATCAACAAAACTTCTGCTTATGTGCTGTTTGATTGTGGTGCTACGCATTCATTTATATCTAAGAGGTTTGCTAAGAAGTTAGGACTTACTCCTGAGATACTTGAGGAACCTTTTAGAGTAGCAACTCCCACTAGCAAAACAATTGAAACACATAGGGTTCATAGAGATTGTGTAATTAACATCAGTGAACACGTATTTCAAGCTGAACTCATTCAGCTCCCCATGGTAGAATTTGATGCCATTTTAGGAATGGATTGGCTAGCAAATAACCATGCTTTAGTAGATTGTCGCATGAAGAATGTCAAATTGAGAACTGCAAATCACGACGAAGTCATTTATCATGGCAAATTCAAGGATCAGAAGTCTCTTTTATCTGCTTCTCAAACGAGGAAAGCTATGAAAAGTGGCGAAGAAGTATACCTAGCAGTGGTAGGCAAGGTAAAGGAAGAAGTTACACGTTCATTAGAAGATATTCCGGTAATTCAAGAATTTCCGGATGTGTTTCCTGAAGAACTTCCTGGGGTAATTCCCGACCGCGAAGTGGAATTTGAAATTAATCTGGTACCTGGTGCTGCACCGATCTCGAAAGCACCATACCGAATGGCTCCAGCagagttgaaagaattaaagGAGCAACTCCAAGAATTGTTGGATAAAAAGCAGATACGACCAA GAGCAACAGTCTTTTCCAAGCTAGATCTAAGGTCAGGCTATCACCAGTTGAAAGTCAAGACAGAAGATGTTCCGAAAACTGCTTTTCGGacaaggtatggccattatgagttcaTGGTAATGCCTTTTGGACTAACCAACGCACCAGCAGcgttcatggatctcatgaatagAGTTTTCAAGCCGTTCCTTGACAAGTTTGTGGTGGTgtttattgacgacatcctc AGCGTCACCTTCTTGGGCCATATTATATCCAAAGATGGAGTATCTGTGGATCCCAAGAAAGTGGAGGCAGTCATGGACTGGAATAGACCAAAAATGGTAACTGAAGTTCGGAGTTTTCTAGGTCTGGCTGGCTATTATCGAAAGTTTGTGGAAGGATTTTCCTCAATAGCTATACCTCTCACCAAACTTACACAAAAGAACTCTAAATTCATCTGGGATGAATTGTGTGAGAAGAGCTTTCAAAccttgaaagaaaaattggcaTCCACTCCAGTGTTGATTTTACCAACGGAAGGTAAAGATTTTACCATATACAGTGATGCATCAAAAGGAGGGTTGAGATGTGTACTCATGCAAGAAGGTAGGGTAATTGCGTATGCATCAAGACAACTGAAGCCGTATGAGCAAAACTACCCCACGCATGACCTTGAATTAGCCGCAGTGGTCTTTGCActaaagatttggagacattatctttacggTGCAAAATGTGAAATATTTACTGATCATCAAAGTCTCAAATACTTGTTTACTCAAaaagagttgaatatgagacaaagaaggTGGATTGAACTATTGAAGGATAATGACTTGACAATAAGCTATCACCCTGGAAAAGCAAATAAGGTAGCTGATGCTCTAAGTCGGAAGAACATGGGTAAGGTAATCTTAGCCTCACTCTCAGCACAACCATGTCTTCGAGAAACAGTCAAGTTGAAACAGAGCCACAATCCTTCTTTAGCAAAATTCAGGGAGCAAGCAGGAGAAGGAAAGGCACCAAATCTTGAAATAGATTCCAATGGAGTTATATGGATGAAAGGACGATTGTGTGTACCCGACATTGATAATCTTCGTCATGAGGTAATGTCTGAAGCacacaaatcaaaattttcaatccACCCCGGCAGCACCAAGATGTATCGAGATTTAAAAGGAAACTTTTGGTGGAATGGAATGAAAAAGGATGTTGCTGAGTTTGTGTCTAGATGTCAGGTCTGTCAGAAAGTTAAAGCTGAACAtcaacgacctggaggattactTCAACCATTGGaaattccagaatggaagtgggatcacatttctatggattttgttgtcgGCTTACCCAAGTCACGGCAGAGTCATGACGGAATATGGGTAATTGTAGACAGACTTACAAAGACAGCGCATTTCCTACCGGTCCGCATGAATTACAACCTGGATAAACTAGCTACTCTGTACATGGACAATGTCGTAAGATTACATGGCGTACCTGCTAGTATTTTGTCAGATAGAGACCCGAGGTTTGCATCCAGATTTTGGAAAAGCTTTCAGAATGTCATGGGAACCAAGGTCACTCTCAGTACGGCTTATCACCCTCAAACTGATGGCCAAATAGAGAGAACGATCcaaacattggaggacatgctAAGGGCTTGTGCTCTAGACTTTAGTGGAAACTGGA GGAATCTAAATAAGGAGCTCAAGTATGAAGAGATTCCAATACGAATAGTGGATACCAGGGATCAAGTCTTGAGAAGAAGAACCATTCCATACGTGAAAATTCAGTGGTCTAATCACACGGAaaaggaagccacttgggaattGGAAGAGAATATGCGCAACCTGTATCCATTCCTATTTGAAGAACAAGTCAatccaagtttcgaggacgaaacttcttCCAAGGTGGGAGGAATGTGA